From a region of the Corallococcus coralloides DSM 2259 genome:
- a CDS encoding alpha-amylase family glycosyl hydrolase produces the protein MPWRKSILTLVTAGVLVACQGGSSGGDGGTPPPPVDGGGDAGVEDGGVDAGASYTAAVDVAAARTDSRLACFRGNGEPECGLRLYQVMVEAFVDADSTADSNTGYGTSHHKGDLQGIINSLDAIKSTGVNALWLTPVFHSVPVSGQDDWASRLDATGYFASDYFNVDPKFGTNAKLKELVEGAHSRGLYVFLDGVFGHFKVNASDYTSPLGRKLSTTGEQGGTGRRAVYPDDLDFFKEVATHWVTEYKVDGWRLDQAAQVPVQYWDDLRSAVASAAAGVSYTNAAGQTVHPLGYMVAEIWSGPVDIATTGYGTTASPALLSAFDFPMRYSLVQTLAVEESGTGNRGANNLQAGYQNQLAYPAHAMPNLMLTNHDLVRFGDLLQRGALAEPEDNAWWARHKAAFSVMAEYSGPITLYYGDEVGQELPGFAAKEDNATCAVRGVCDDHVSRTSAIVDGIPTTVGAPATVLSPAQADLKHYVASLMALRDAHPALANGSRTHIYSDENVYIDRKDKGTDNVLYVLNAKETPAVITVAGTAIGSAGALVGLLGGADVALSDGHHEIALKPFEARFFDIASPTAEGPQTGPGGGLSGQGPLARCDAPTVDGLGPLGKELFIRGSYVGGDNFGATPANRRFAYKGDNIYQVVVNEPDVTAYTFKFASADWSTELAVSGGAPVVIASEQPMSLAAGPGKESSLAIPEAGDYVFSFRINATNNGGELMVSRCP, from the coding sequence ATGCCTTGGCGGAAGTCCATTCTCACGCTGGTAACGGCGGGTGTCCTGGTCGCTTGCCAGGGCGGGAGCAGTGGTGGCGATGGAGGCACCCCGCCCCCACCGGTGGATGGGGGAGGGGACGCAGGCGTGGAGGATGGCGGCGTGGACGCGGGTGCTTCCTACACCGCGGCCGTTGACGTCGCCGCGGCACGGACCGACAGCCGCCTGGCCTGCTTCAGGGGCAACGGCGAACCCGAGTGCGGTCTCCGCCTGTATCAGGTCATGGTCGAGGCCTTCGTCGATGCCGACAGCACCGCGGACTCCAACACCGGTTACGGCACCAGCCATCACAAGGGAGACCTGCAAGGCATCATCAACAGCCTTGACGCCATCAAGTCCACGGGCGTCAACGCCCTCTGGCTGACCCCTGTCTTCCACAGCGTACCGGTGAGTGGCCAGGACGACTGGGCCAGCCGCCTCGATGCCACGGGCTATTTCGCCTCGGACTACTTCAACGTCGACCCGAAGTTCGGCACCAACGCCAAACTCAAGGAGCTGGTGGAGGGCGCCCATTCCCGGGGCCTGTATGTCTTCCTCGATGGCGTGTTCGGCCACTTCAAGGTCAATGCCAGTGATTACACCTCACCGCTGGGCCGCAAGCTCTCCACCACGGGGGAGCAGGGTGGCACCGGGCGGCGAGCGGTCTATCCGGACGACCTCGACTTCTTCAAGGAGGTCGCCACGCACTGGGTGACTGAATACAAGGTCGATGGATGGCGCCTGGATCAGGCCGCCCAGGTTCCGGTGCAGTACTGGGACGACCTGCGGAGCGCCGTCGCCAGCGCCGCGGCGGGAGTGAGCTACACGAACGCTGCCGGGCAGACAGTCCACCCGCTGGGGTACATGGTGGCGGAGATCTGGAGCGGGCCGGTGGACATCGCCACCACCGGCTATGGCACCACCGCGAGCCCCGCGCTGCTGTCCGCGTTCGACTTCCCGATGCGCTACAGCCTGGTGCAGACCCTGGCCGTCGAGGAGTCCGGCACGGGGAACCGCGGGGCGAACAACCTCCAGGCCGGATATCAAAACCAGCTGGCGTACCCGGCCCACGCCATGCCGAACCTGATGCTGACCAACCACGACCTGGTCCGCTTCGGCGATCTCCTCCAGCGAGGTGCCCTGGCGGAGCCCGAGGACAACGCGTGGTGGGCGCGGCACAAGGCCGCCTTCAGCGTCATGGCCGAGTACAGCGGCCCCATCACGCTCTATTACGGGGATGAGGTCGGGCAGGAGCTGCCGGGCTTCGCGGCCAAGGAGGACAACGCGACCTGTGCCGTCCGGGGCGTCTGCGACGACCATGTCTCCCGGACCTCCGCCATCGTGGACGGCATCCCGACCACGGTGGGGGCGCCCGCCACGGTGCTCTCGCCCGCGCAGGCGGACCTGAAACACTACGTCGCTTCACTGATGGCGCTGCGCGACGCCCATCCCGCGCTGGCGAATGGCAGCCGGACGCACATCTACTCGGACGAGAACGTCTACATCGACCGCAAGGACAAGGGCACCGACAACGTCTTGTATGTGTTGAACGCGAAGGAGACGCCCGCGGTCATCACCGTGGCCGGGACGGCCATTGGCAGCGCGGGAGCCCTCGTCGGGCTGCTGGGAGGCGCGGATGTGGCGCTCTCGGACGGGCACCATGAGATTGCGCTGAAGCCGTTCGAGGCCCGGTTCTTCGACATCGCTTCGCCGACGGCGGAAGGGCCACAGACAGGACCGGGAGGAGGGCTCTCCGGTCAGGGACCGCTGGCGCGTTGCGACGCTCCGACGGTCGATGGGCTCGGCCCGCTGGGCAAGGAGCTCTTCATCCGGGGCAGCTATGTCGGTGGGGACAACTTCGGTGCGACGCCCGCGAACCGCCGGTTCGCCTACAAGGGCGACAACATCTACCAGGTGGTGGTCAACGAGCCGGACGTCACCGCCTATACCTTCAAGTTCGCCAGCGCGGACTGGTCCACGGAGCTCGCGGTGTCGGGAGGGGCCCCGGTGGTGATTGCCTCGGAGCAGCCCATGTCGCTCGCCGCGGGCCCTGGCAAGGAGTCCTCCCTCGCCATTCCGGAGGCCGGCGACTACGTGTTCAGCTTCCGCATCAATGCCACGAACAACGGCGGCGAACTGATGGTGAGCAGGTGCCCGTGA
- a CDS encoding serine/threonine protein kinase yields the protein MSESEFRLPRGAILFTRDGFQYEFREDLGEVHHGLSLLLARRRTSEGNIRGKVLLKAVGVPKLLEVPRVKRARAKLEDQVRLATYLDHPGILRVHGLHKAEGCWYVITEHPSGHSINTLLTLSGECGRRFSPLFTLHVGARVAEALEHAHEAKDEQGRSLNIVHRALDVEHIFVDWNGDVQVSDFGLALSDLPGRVSSTVRQSQGDAFYSSPEMLLTGRVDARADLFALGNVLLELATGKNLLDAPDALTEEVKDSLSIRQRIRLRRAVRRARLAGSPVGVEDAIWRAATYSQADLDALVAPLPQGLGLALRKLLQPRPEARYQTARELAADLRRWLGEGDAYGRKEAVSELHEMAKRSREVMVELGMRRPRGLQVSQDEISTN from the coding sequence ATGTCGGAAAGTGAGTTCAGGCTTCCACGCGGGGCGATTCTCTTCACGCGGGATGGCTTCCAGTACGAGTTCCGCGAAGACCTGGGAGAGGTCCACCACGGGTTGAGTCTCCTGCTGGCCCGGCGCCGTACTTCCGAGGGCAACATCCGGGGCAAGGTGCTGCTCAAGGCCGTGGGTGTTCCGAAGTTACTGGAGGTGCCCCGCGTCAAGCGGGCGCGGGCGAAGCTGGAAGATCAGGTGCGCCTCGCGACGTACCTCGACCATCCAGGCATCCTCCGTGTCCATGGGCTGCACAAGGCGGAGGGGTGCTGGTACGTCATCACCGAGCATCCGTCGGGGCACAGCATCAACACCCTGTTGACGCTCTCGGGGGAGTGCGGTCGCCGGTTCTCTCCCCTCTTCACCCTCCACGTCGGGGCGCGCGTCGCCGAGGCCCTGGAGCATGCCCATGAGGCGAAGGACGAACAGGGGCGCTCCCTCAACATCGTCCACCGGGCGCTCGACGTTGAGCACATCTTCGTCGATTGGAACGGCGACGTGCAGGTCTCAGACTTTGGGCTCGCCCTGTCGGACCTGCCCGGCCGCGTTTCGTCCACGGTGCGCCAGTCGCAGGGCGATGCGTTCTACTCCTCCCCGGAAATGCTCCTGACGGGCCGGGTGGATGCGAGAGCGGACCTCTTCGCGCTTGGCAATGTCCTGCTTGAACTCGCTACGGGGAAGAACCTCCTGGATGCCCCGGACGCCTTGACCGAAGAGGTGAAGGACTCGCTTTCCATCAGGCAGCGCATACGACTCCGACGTGCCGTCAGGCGGGCTCGGCTCGCTGGAAGTCCTGTTGGCGTGGAGGACGCGATCTGGCGGGCAGCGACCTACTCACAAGCGGACCTGGATGCGCTGGTTGCCCCTCTGCCGCAGGGGCTAGGCCTGGCACTGCGCAAGCTGCTTCAGCCCCGCCCGGAAGCCCGCTACCAGACAGCGAGGGAACTGGCGGCGGACCTGCGCCGCTGGCTCGGAGAGGGAGACGCCTACGGTCGGAAGGAAGCGGTGTCGGAGCTTCACGAAATGGCGAAGCGATCCCGCGAGGTGATGGTCGAGTTGGGCATGCGGCGCCCCCGTGGCCTCCAGGTGTCCCAGGACGAGATCAGCACGAATTAG